The sequence below is a genomic window from Streptomyces sp. NBC_00582.
CCTCGCGACCCTCTCCGGCGGCAACCAGCAGAAAGTCATGATCGGCCGCTGGCTGCGCACGGATCTGCGGCTGCTGATCCTGGAGGAGCCGACCGCGAGCGTGGACGTCGGCGCCAAGGCCGCCGTCCACCGCCTGCTCGACGAGGCACGGACCGCGGGCCTCGCGGTGCTCCTGATCTCCACCGACTTCGAGGAGGTCGTGAGCGTGTGCCGACGCGCCCTCGTCCTCGTCCGGGGAGCCGTGACGGCCGAGCCGAGCGGCGCGTCCCTCACGGTCGCCGAGCTGACCCGCGCCGCCTCGGCCATGCCCCCGCCCCGGACGGGGACGCGGCCATGACGGCCCCGCCCGCGCCCCGCCCCCGCCGGCCCGGCGGCCACCTCGTCGGCGCCTACGGCCTGCTCGCCCTCACCGCCCTGCTCTTCCTCGTCTTCTCGCTCGCCCTGCCCCGCACGTTCCCCACCCTGGACACCGTCGACTCGATCCTGTCGACCCAGGCGATCCCGGCGATCCTCGCCCTCGCCGCCATGGTCCCCATCGTGACCGGCGCCTTCGACCTCTCCCTCGGCTACGCCCTCGGTCTGGCCCATGTCATGGTGATGCAGCTCGTCGTCGACGAGGGCTGGCCCTGGCCGCTCGCCGCGATCACGGTGATCGCCGGAGGGGCCGCCGTGGGCGTCCTGAACGGGGTCGTCGTCGAGTTCGGGCGGATCGACTCCTTCATCGCCACCCTCGGCACCGGCAGCATGCTCTACGCCGTGACCGGCTGGGTCACCGACGGCGGCCGGATCGTCCCCGGCCCCGAGGGCCTCCCGCCCGCCTTCACCGACCTCTACGACTCGACGTTCCTCGGCCTCCCGGTCCCCGCGTTCTACGTCCTCGTCCTCACCGCCGTCCTCTGGCTGGTCCTGGAACGGCTCCCCCTCGGCCGGTACCTGTACGTCGTCGGCTCCAACCCGCGCGCGGCCGACCTCCTCGGCATCCCGACCCGCAGGTACACCGTCTACGCCTTCACCGCCTCGGGACTGATCGTCGGCATCGCCGGGGTGCTCCTCGCCGCCCAGCAGCAGATCGGCAACCCCAGCGTCGGTCTGGACTACCTGCTCCCCGCCTTCGCCGGCGCGCTCCTCGGCGCCACCGCGATCAAGCCCGGCCGGCCCAACGCCCTGGGCACCCTGGTCGCCGTCGCCGTCCTCGCCGTGGGCCTCACCGGCATCGGCCAGCTCGGCGGCGACTTCTGGACGGTCCCCCTGTTC
It includes:
- a CDS encoding ABC transporter permease, yielding MTAPPAPRPRRPGGHLVGAYGLLALTALLFLVFSLALPRTFPTLDTVDSILSTQAIPAILALAAMVPIVTGAFDLSLGYALGLAHVMVMQLVVDEGWPWPLAAITVIAGGAAVGVLNGVVVEFGRIDSFIATLGTGSMLYAVTGWVTDGGRIVPGPEGLPPAFTDLYDSTFLGLPVPAFYVLVLTAVLWLVLERLPLGRYLYVVGSNPRAADLLGIPTRRYTVYAFTASGLIVGIAGVLLAAQQQIGNPSVGLDYLLPAFAGALLGATAIKPGRPNALGTLVAVAVLAVGLTGIGQLGGDFWTVPLFYGGTLLIAVGLAGYAARRRLTGPARDAPPAKPPGPPPSP